The nucleotide sequence TGCTAAGAGTATAGATTAACCCTGAAGCAAATCGATGGTTAACTTAACTAAAGCTAGCTCCTATTTTTCTGAACTAAATATCAAGTAAAAAGTAGCAGTCACTCAAATTATTTGACTAAGATTTCTTCAtgggaccccctagtccagggtTGTACCTGATGTTGATGGGGATTGAATTTGGTTTGTGTAGCTCCGTGTATTTTTTTCCTCACAGGCATCGATCTAGACAGCGGGTGGCGATAGTCTCAATCATGGCGTGCCAGCCCTAGGTGCCTGTGGCAAAGAAGACGCATGCGAGATTGCCGGAGATGCTCTGCTCCTGCCGGAGGCGCCAGTGGAGTCGAAGAATGCCTTCATCTGCGCCGCCATCATGCCGAACCGCGTCAAGAAGCTGAACTGAATGCCAGCTTGCTTGCCGTGATAACGGCGTCGTCACCTTTGTTACTTTGGGGCTGAAATTATTTTCGGAGGTCTTCCCGTGTAGCCTTTTGACTTTCCAACAACAACCTGTAGTGATATATGATCAAAAGCAAAATTAAATTATTAGCCAAAGATAGCAGAGTGATAGTGCTTTAGGCTTTAACATTTTCATGAACATTGGGTAAGTATGCTTGTAACCCAAAAAGGGATCAAAGTGAAAGTGTGAAACACTTCTTCATATACTTATGAATTGTAAGAATGTGGTCAGCATTCACTAAACTCACTTAGATTGTTCTGGACAATATTTTATCCTTCCTTCCCTAACCGAAAATTCAGCTAATGAAGGGAAGAAAGAAAATCGGTACTGAAAGACTGAAACTTCCAATCCATTTCCTACATCAAATCAGAGAAAAAAACCGGACTGTCAACTATAACAATCAGTGAAATAGGAATTTTCTGTTGTTCCTCTTGCAAGACAACATAAGGAAATACAATCACATCAATCGCACAGATAATATGAGTACGATATTTCCTTATGAATAGGAAAAATAAATTACTATGAGTTGTTGTTCAAGCAAATTTTCACTATGGGCAAAATAATGTGCAAGCAAAATAGAGTTACGTGAACATACCATGAAGGCTACAAGTGTAAGGATAGGATATGCTGTTTACCTTGGCTATGACGGAGGCTAGGTGACTTTGCTGTTGACCAGCGCGTTCTCCGCCATGCGCTGGTCCAGGCCAAGCGCCAGCAGCGTCTCCAGCTGCATCAGAGGCGGGGCCGTCTCCCCATCGACCATCTCACTTGCTCCTGCGGCCCAGCCTGCCGCAGTCGCCGTACGACGATGCCGTGGCAGTCCGGGCGTGGTAGGACGGCGGGGGAGTGCTGgtcgggacggcggcggcgccctCCTGCAGGAGGCGTTCTTGGGCGTGCCCGGCTGGAGTGTTAATCTCAGATCATTAACATTTTGTCTGCTTTACAACATGAAGTGGTATCTAACTTTCAAGGCAAAACTTACTTGGGAAGGCCTTATCCATGCAACTAACCTGCGAATATACCTGCATAGTAGCATAAGCGCATTGATTAGTACAGTAGAATTGGTGTTGTAATTTTCTTAATTCTCGCAACCTCATGAATTCGAACAAACATGTACAGAGTAGAAGATGATATATGATCATAGCACAACTTCCATAAGATCAGAAGAAAAAGGAGAGCATGAGAACATGAGATGAACCGAGCGGGTGCTCCAGGAGTTCTTGGCCATCAATATATCTCTTCCTGCGA is from Triticum aestivum cultivar Chinese Spring chromosome 3A, IWGSC CS RefSeq v2.1, whole genome shotgun sequence and encodes:
- the LOC123056757 gene encoding uncharacterized protein; protein product: MVAAASAAPARGRRGLSSHLSVQPPQRLFLFISEGGIECGRLVLSFPPRSTQEELERQSWSTAPSLLAGPYIRRLVAWIRPSQPGTPKNASCRRAPPPSRPALPRRPTTPGLPRHRRTATAAGWAAGASEMVDGETAPPLMQLETLLALGLDQRMAENALVNSKVT